Proteins encoded by one window of Engraulis encrasicolus isolate BLACKSEA-1 chromosome 21, IST_EnEncr_1.0, whole genome shotgun sequence:
- the LOC134437254 gene encoding DNA damage-inducible transcript 4-like protein, which produces MVATSTLKNKTSECTSAENYDRRYDHNYIEDELDFWERCLADPPAGTSSLLTSSSSSTSSSSRLHSHSQPEESLESSACKQLALLLEQCLARAKRSTLHCAEVLVPETLTRRMARDALRLAASEPCGLRGCVLHVQLESAAGSAEKKNGIVGGGGGACKRLERIVCDASVTPTFELTLVFKQDGGGWPSLRDVLLIGAACFAPGFYRHALKLSPGFRLIKRKLYSSSPAGTIVEEY; this is translated from the exons ATGGTTGCAACAAGCACACTGAAAAACAAGACCTCGGAATGTACATCAGCGGAAAACTACGACCGTCGATACGACCACAACTACATCGAAGATG AGCTGGATTTCTGGGAGCGTTGCCTGGCCGACCCCCCTGCgggcacctcctctctcctcacctcctcctcctcttccacctcctcgtCCTCCAGGCTGCACTCCCACTCCCAGCCAGAGGAGTCGCTAGAGAGCTCGGCGTGTAAGCAGCTGGCCCTCCTGCTGGAGCAGTGTCTGGCCCGCGCCAAGCGCTCCACTCTGCACTGCGCCGAGGTGCTCGTACCCGAGACCCTGACGAGACGCATGGCCCGCGACGCCCTCCGATTGGCCGCCTCCGAACCATGTGGCCTCAGGGGGTGTGTCCTGCACGTTCAACTCGAGTCGGCGGCTGGGAGCGCGGAGAAAAAGAACGGCATCGTCGGGGGTGGCGGAGGGGCGTGCAAGCGGTTAGAGCGCATCGTGTGCGACGCGAGCGTGACCCCGACCTTTGAACTCACGCTGGTGTTTAAGCAAGATGGCGGCGGGTGGCCAAGCCTGAGGGACGTGCTCCTGATCGGCGCCGCATGTTTCGCTCCCGGGTTCTACAGACACGCCCTCAAGCTCTCGCCAGGGTTCCGCCTCATCAAGAGGAAGCTGTACTCCTCGTCGCCCGCGGGAACCATCGTGGAAGAGTACTGA